Proteins co-encoded in one Desulfovibrio inopinatus DSM 10711 genomic window:
- a CDS encoding MinD/ParA family protein, with protein MHMDLPLVFSVTSGKGGVGKTNISVNLACALSEMGHKVVLLDADLGLANVDVLLGLAPKYNLFHLFHDGMDIKQILFETPYGFSILPASSGVSDMLTLSTGQKLDLLEAMDYLEGKINYLIVDTGAGINDNVLYFNLAARERILVLTTEPTSLTDAYALVKVMHLNHDVNRFRVLVNMVPNAKEAKLVYEKLYLACDHFLSGISLDFVGYIPSDPEVRTSVLNQVPFYYEAPESPASRNIQEIAKQITSWEVASKLDGNIKFFWKKLLFQEQSLV; from the coding sequence ATGCATATGGATCTCCCACTCGTTTTTTCAGTCACATCAGGCAAGGGCGGTGTTGGTAAGACCAACATTTCCGTCAATCTCGCCTGTGCTCTCAGTGAAATGGGACATAAAGTCGTGCTCCTGGACGCCGACCTTGGCCTGGCAAACGTTGATGTTCTGCTTGGCTTGGCTCCCAAGTACAATCTTTTCCATCTGTTTCACGACGGTATGGATATCAAACAAATTCTGTTTGAAACGCCTTATGGTTTCTCCATTCTTCCAGCGTCTTCCGGTGTAAGTGACATGTTGACGCTTTCTACCGGACAAAAACTGGATTTATTGGAAGCAATGGATTACCTTGAAGGAAAGATTAATTATCTTATTGTTGATACAGGGGCAGGCATCAACGACAACGTGCTTTATTTCAACTTGGCTGCTCGGGAACGTATCCTTGTTTTGACAACAGAACCGACTTCGCTTACCGACGCCTATGCGCTCGTGAAAGTCATGCATTTGAATCATGACGTGAACCGGTTTCGAGTACTGGTCAACATGGTCCCCAATGCGAAAGAAGCAAAGCTTGTCTATGAAAAGCTTTACTTGGCATGCGACCACTTTTTGAGCGGTATATCCCTTGATTTTGTAGGATACATACCAAGTGATCCCGAAGTACGAACGTCGGTACTGAATCAAGTGCCCTTTTATTACGAGGCCCCAGAGTCACCGGCAAGTCGAAACATACAGGAAATAGCCAAACAGATTACTTCATGGGAAGTGGCCTCCAAGCTCGATGGCAACATTAAATTCTTCTGGAAAAAGCTCCTCTTCCAAGAGCAGTCCCTGGTCTAA
- a CDS encoding tRNA lysidine(34) synthetase → MIKKNRIPDLKRLNYAQKYCLGKTGKLMLDTRMLSPGSRIGLAVSGGVDSLVLLYVMWLRRRILPFFHELMVLHINPGFDPKAHEALLGLTGELGLSAHVEITDFGPRAHSDENKKNSACFYCGMLRRKRLFALCRQYNLTHLAFGHTATDLVSTFFMNLFQTGRVDGMSATEPFFHGRLQVIRPMLLVEKPMIIKAARAWELPVTENVCPSAHSSTRSDVENWLEDVFHQAPRKRTNVYNALRKWQLAKHLVPREKTPPDETTSS, encoded by the coding sequence ATGATCAAGAAAAACCGTATTCCCGACTTGAAACGTCTCAACTATGCTCAAAAATATTGCCTCGGCAAAACAGGGAAACTCATGCTCGATACGCGTATGCTGTCTCCCGGTTCACGCATCGGGCTCGCCGTGTCCGGTGGCGTTGACTCCCTGGTTCTCCTTTATGTGATGTGGCTTCGCCGCCGCATTCTCCCATTTTTTCATGAGCTTATGGTCCTCCATATCAACCCGGGCTTTGATCCCAAAGCACATGAAGCGTTGCTTGGTCTCACCGGAGAACTCGGCCTGTCTGCCCATGTTGAAATTACGGATTTCGGTCCACGAGCGCACAGTGATGAGAACAAAAAAAATTCGGCCTGTTTTTACTGCGGAATGTTGCGCCGCAAACGTTTGTTTGCTCTCTGTCGTCAATACAATTTGACGCATCTGGCTTTTGGCCACACGGCAACCGATCTCGTGTCCACATTTTTTATGAACCTGTTCCAAACTGGCCGTGTCGACGGCATGTCGGCAACGGAACCGTTTTTCCACGGTCGCCTCCAGGTCATTCGCCCCATGCTGCTCGTTGAAAAACCCATGATTATCAAGGCCGCACGAGCCTGGGAACTTCCTGTCACCGAAAACGTATGCCCGTCGGCTCATTCGTCAACCCGCTCGGATGTCGAAAACTGGCTTGAAGATGTTTTTCACCAGGCACCGAGAAAGAGAACAAATGTTTATAACGCCTTGCGCAAATGGCAACTTGCGAAACACCTTGTTCCCAGGGAAAAGACGCCGCCCGATGAGACGACATCCTCATAA
- the flhB gene encoding flagellar biosynthesis protein FlhB, with protein sequence MFGQQDPSKTEKATDKRRKKARSDGSVAKSQDMPKTGVLIIGTIACYYAIPFMYKQFYELWHFFWRDSFTTSINKEIVYQFFLYSSQKIAFLVLPILIPIAFAAYFLVRLQVGQLWTTKNMQPKFGKVLNPMAGLKRLFISPENIIRMGKQFFQAAIIAIAPYIVLKREFNNILPLFYQNASAIAQYILWTGFIMVAYTFIPLILLAIVDTIYAFWKYSEDLKMSKDEVKDERKQLEGDPQIKAQQRQKMMEMMQKRMMEQVPKADVIITNPTHFAVALQYNPLIAPAPLVVAKGVDHLAERIKEIARENNVPIRENKALAQALYKSVQIGDIIPEELYQAVAVILSQLAKFKRRKK encoded by the coding sequence ATGTTTGGCCAACAGGATCCGAGCAAAACAGAAAAAGCCACAGATAAGCGTCGTAAAAAAGCGCGCAGTGACGGCTCGGTCGCCAAAAGCCAAGACATGCCGAAAACCGGCGTGCTTATCATCGGAACGATTGCGTGTTATTATGCTATTCCGTTCATGTACAAACAGTTTTATGAGCTCTGGCACTTTTTTTGGAGGGACTCGTTTACAACTTCGATCAACAAAGAAATAGTCTACCAATTTTTTCTTTACTCATCCCAGAAAATTGCTTTTCTTGTCCTTCCTATTCTCATTCCCATTGCTTTTGCGGCATATTTTCTCGTTCGTCTGCAAGTCGGTCAACTTTGGACAACAAAAAATATGCAACCCAAGTTCGGGAAAGTGCTGAATCCTATGGCGGGATTGAAGAGACTCTTCATCAGCCCTGAAAATATCATTCGAATGGGAAAACAATTTTTCCAAGCTGCAATCATCGCCATCGCTCCGTATATTGTTCTCAAACGCGAATTCAACAATATCCTTCCCCTGTTTTATCAAAACGCCTCCGCTATCGCGCAGTATATCCTTTGGACCGGCTTCATCATGGTTGCCTATACGTTCATCCCTCTGATTCTTCTCGCTATCGTCGATACAATCTATGCATTCTGGAAATACAGTGAAGACTTAAAAATGAGTAAAGACGAGGTCAAAGACGAGCGAAAACAATTGGAAGGCGACCCGCAAATCAAAGCTCAGCAGCGGCAAAAAATGATGGAGATGATGCAAAAACGCATGATGGAACAGGTTCCCAAAGCCGACGTCATCATCACCAACCCCACGCATTTCGCTGTAGCCTTACAATATAATCCGCTCATAGCACCTGCTCCGCTGGTCGTCGCCAAAGGGGTGGATCACCTCGCCGAGCGCATCAAAGAAATCGCTCGAGAAAACAACGTTCCTATCCGAGAAAACAAAGCTTTGGCACAAGCCTTGTATAAGAGTGTACAAATTGGGGATATTATCCCTGAAGAGCTCTACCAGGCCGTGGCCGTCATTCTCTCTCAGCTCGCGAAATTCAAGCGTAGAAAGAAATAA
- a CDS encoding DVU0772 family protein: protein MSDTMQECKTWLNEVNWDMVHEDAVTMYLEWGNNNFHDLVRRPVVSRDEYSIYFVVNTWDEPKVVLMKMNNYGSTTLCEKKLPADMGKRFMEQNGELRGIFELNDEVKDWLMKELGQA from the coding sequence ATGAGCGATACAATGCAAGAATGCAAAACGTGGTTGAACGAAGTGAATTGGGACATGGTGCATGAAGATGCAGTGACCATGTATCTTGAATGGGGAAATAACAATTTTCATGATCTGGTTCGGCGTCCTGTCGTTTCCAGAGATGAATACTCGATTTACTTTGTTGTTAATACGTGGGATGAGCCGAAAGTCGTACTGATGAAAATGAATAACTATGGCTCGACAACGTTATGTGAGAAGAAACTTCCCGCCGATATGGGGAAGCGATTTATGGAACAAAACGGCGAATTGCGTGGTATTTTTGAATTGAATGACGAAGTGAAGGACTGGCTCATGAAAGAGCTGGGCCAAGCATAA
- a CDS encoding DUF429 domain-containing protein: MIYAIGIDVAANRKGQTVAVADLNGTIIQLDTGRPAVGLADALIAKYGTNFVVAIDGPRMPTAPKPGPSGRECERELVRNLGVRIQWSPKADDTPRLAKLEWMRNSFTLFQDFTSKINNPAHVIEVFPTAVYTVLDAELTLHVPVRLLSKRDKADQLDAMCCAAVGLLHHQGRTQAFGRGDPEGEIIVPLHEGNDVPR, translated from the coding sequence ATGATATACGCCATCGGTATTGATGTCGCCGCCAACCGCAAAGGACAGACAGTGGCTGTGGCAGACCTCAACGGGACCATCATTCAATTGGATACAGGAAGACCGGCGGTGGGGCTTGCAGATGCTCTGATTGCCAAATACGGAACAAACTTCGTTGTTGCCATTGATGGCCCCCGCATGCCGACAGCTCCCAAACCAGGCCCGTCTGGTCGTGAGTGTGAACGCGAACTTGTACGAAACCTCGGAGTACGTATTCAGTGGTCACCCAAAGCCGACGATACACCACGCCTCGCCAAGCTCGAATGGATGCGTAACAGTTTCACCCTGTTTCAAGACTTCACTTCCAAAATTAACAATCCGGCACACGTCATCGAAGTCTTTCCTACAGCCGTCTATACTGTGTTGGATGCGGAGTTGACTCTCCATGTGCCGGTCAGACTATTGAGTAAACGTGACAAGGCCGATCAGCTTGATGCCATGTGTTGTGCTGCTGTTGGCCTGCTTCACCATCAAGGGCGTACGCAAGCCTTCGGTCGCGGCGATCCGGAAGGAGAAATTATTGTTCCGCTGCACGAAGGAAACGATGTCCCACGATAG
- the flhA gene encoding flagellar biosynthesis protein FlhA, with translation MSQAKTAPRFNYQQFAKQGDILLAGGVIVILFVMLIPIPPLFIDMMLTLSISTSLVVLVTTMFMKSPLEFSIYPSLLLVTTLMRLALNVASTRLILLHGDEGPQAAGEVIQSFGQFVVGGNYIIGCVIFLILFSLNKKVIVSGTTRIAEVAARFTLDAMPGKQMAIEADLNAGLIDEPEATRRRNTLRKEADFYGAMDGAGKFVQGDVTATIMITGINIVGGFLIGVLQNGMSWQDAAQTYTLLTIGDGLVSIIPSIIISTSAGFIVSRAASEAKMGEEFLAQLTYHPKALRLVSGMLIIFGIIPGMPTIPFLCLSGLLFFLASITARFHQETEEQMAQAEASPIPELETPAEVQALLPLDLLELEVGYGLIPLVDEDQDGNLLARIRSIRRQFALDMGIVVPSLHLRDNLQLRPGQYTVLIKGNEVASAEILIDHYLAMDPGDAKHRIQGVETREPAFNLPAIWIPASQKEEAMLAGYTVVDPSTVIATHLTEVFRRNLHEFLGRQETQELLDNLSKRAPKAVEELVPGILSLGTVQKILQNLVKENVSVRDLLTIVETMSDYGPSIKDPDQLTEYVRSRMGRTIVKPYLGSDGTLPILNLSPAVEKALQESIRQTDHGAYLAMEPKLAQSIIQSVNKAVENALVTDGQPVLLTSPVVRPHLSQLLSRFIPNLPVVSQAEIPAEIRLQSLANIGLPNAG, from the coding sequence ATGTCTCAAGCGAAAACGGCGCCAAGATTCAATTACCAGCAGTTTGCCAAGCAAGGCGATATCCTGCTTGCCGGTGGTGTGATCGTCATTTTATTCGTGATGCTCATCCCCATTCCACCCCTCTTTATCGATATGATGTTGACGCTGTCGATTTCAACAAGCCTGGTTGTTCTCGTCACAACCATGTTTATGAAATCACCGCTGGAATTTTCCATCTACCCGTCACTTTTGCTCGTCACCACTTTGATGCGACTGGCATTGAACGTCGCCTCGACACGTCTCATTCTGCTGCACGGCGACGAAGGCCCTCAAGCGGCCGGTGAGGTCATTCAGTCCTTCGGACAATTCGTTGTCGGCGGGAACTACATCATCGGTTGTGTCATCTTTCTCATTTTGTTCTCGTTGAACAAAAAGGTTATCGTTTCCGGTACAACTCGTATCGCTGAAGTTGCAGCCCGCTTTACCTTGGATGCCATGCCTGGGAAACAGATGGCGATTGAAGCCGACCTTAACGCCGGCCTCATCGACGAACCGGAAGCAACTCGTCGACGTAACACGCTACGTAAAGAAGCCGACTTCTACGGTGCCATGGACGGTGCGGGCAAGTTTGTTCAGGGGGACGTCACGGCCACCATCATGATTACCGGCATCAACATTGTCGGTGGCTTCCTCATCGGGGTGCTGCAAAATGGCATGAGTTGGCAGGACGCCGCACAAACCTATACCCTGCTGACCATCGGTGACGGGCTCGTCTCTATTATCCCGTCCATCATCATCTCCACATCGGCCGGTTTCATCGTTTCACGTGCCGCCTCCGAAGCCAAAATGGGTGAAGAATTTCTTGCCCAATTGACCTACCATCCCAAAGCATTACGCCTGGTCTCGGGTATGCTGATTATTTTTGGTATCATCCCGGGCATGCCGACGATTCCGTTCTTGTGCTTGAGTGGCCTGCTCTTCTTTCTGGCCAGTATCACCGCACGCTTTCATCAAGAAACCGAAGAGCAAATGGCTCAAGCCGAGGCCTCGCCGATTCCGGAACTTGAAACACCTGCCGAAGTTCAAGCTTTGCTGCCGCTTGATCTGCTCGAACTCGAAGTCGGTTATGGCCTTATCCCGCTGGTTGACGAAGATCAGGACGGCAACCTGTTGGCGCGTATCCGGTCAATTCGGCGTCAATTCGCACTGGATATGGGGATAGTCGTGCCTTCGCTGCACTTGCGCGACAACCTCCAATTACGTCCCGGTCAATATACGGTACTGATCAAAGGCAACGAGGTTGCTTCCGCTGAAATCCTTATCGATCATTACCTCGCAATGGACCCGGGCGATGCCAAACATCGCATCCAGGGTGTGGAAACACGCGAACCGGCCTTCAACTTGCCCGCGATTTGGATTCCTGCGTCGCAGAAAGAAGAAGCCATGCTCGCCGGATACACCGTGGTCGATCCGTCGACGGTTATCGCAACGCACCTGACCGAGGTGTTCCGTCGCAATCTGCACGAATTTCTTGGCCGTCAAGAAACACAGGAACTGCTCGACAATCTCTCCAAACGCGCCCCCAAAGCCGTGGAAGAGCTTGTTCCCGGCATTTTGTCTCTTGGAACAGTACAAAAAATTCTGCAGAATCTCGTCAAAGAAAACGTCTCCGTTCGAGACTTGCTGACCATCGTGGAAACCATGTCCGACTATGGTCCATCGATCAAAGACCCGGATCAATTAACGGAATACGTTAGAAGCCGTATGGGCCGAACGATTGTCAAACCGTATCTCGGCAGTGACGGCACTTTGCCTATTCTCAACCTGTCACCCGCTGTTGAAAAAGCGTTACAAGAAAGTATTCGACAGACTGATCATGGCGCGTATTTGGCCATGGAGCCCAAATTAGCGCAATCTATTATCCAATCTGTCAACAAAGCCGTGGAAAACGCGCTTGTAACAGACGGCCAACCGGTGCTATTGACATCTCCTGTTGTGAGGCCCCACCTGTCTCAGCTGTTGAGCAGGTTCATTCCCAACTTGCCCGTAGTCTCCCAAGCGGAGATTCCGGCGGAGATTCGATTGCAATCTTTGGCAAACATAGGATTACCAAATGCGGGTTAA
- a CDS encoding sensor histidine kinase, whose amino-acid sequence MTLFDGIIIDSILHSLPVGILVIDHGGDISTLNRAACTLLGYHQDQLMGKGWGEIFFEDDRNNEFNQVFLDVIMHERVGLQREVPYVDPEGNQHYFSVTSSFHSQDNTVLGIIFLIHDVTELNRVKEKETQMLREKSRLQEHRIQSLNHLASSVAHQIRNPVFTIAGFANRLQKQLNERHVESAYPGIIVEEAKRLERIVKVVGRFASLIPKDLTDVRLSVLVDQAVETVGARARELDKDLTVLTDLNEIMVRVDADLFPSVFEEFLLNSLDFCPEPAIKVELSASQENGDIIISMCDNGPGLDPANQDFVFDPFYTTKSDGVGMGLTVAREIVLGHQGEIAMTNADNGGVQLVVQLRNTFDFVSAQASLT is encoded by the coding sequence ATGACGCTTTTTGACGGAATCATTATTGACAGCATTTTGCACAGCCTGCCGGTTGGTATTTTGGTTATTGATCACGGTGGAGACATCTCGACGCTCAATCGAGCCGCGTGCACGTTGTTGGGCTATCACCAGGATCAACTCATGGGCAAAGGGTGGGGCGAAATTTTTTTCGAGGACGACCGGAATAACGAGTTCAACCAAGTCTTTCTTGATGTCATTATGCATGAACGTGTTGGTCTCCAACGTGAAGTTCCGTATGTCGACCCGGAGGGCAATCAACACTATTTTTCCGTGACAAGTTCATTTCACAGCCAAGACAACACGGTGCTGGGTATCATTTTTCTTATACATGATGTCACGGAGCTGAATCGTGTCAAAGAGAAAGAGACACAAATGTTGCGTGAAAAAAGCAGATTGCAAGAACACCGGATTCAAAGTCTTAATCATCTGGCCTCATCGGTTGCCCACCAAATCAGAAATCCTGTTTTCACCATTGCCGGCTTTGCCAATCGCCTGCAAAAGCAGTTGAACGAACGTCATGTGGAATCGGCCTATCCTGGAATCATCGTCGAGGAGGCAAAACGTCTGGAGCGTATAGTCAAAGTTGTCGGCCGCTTTGCCTCGTTGATTCCGAAAGATTTGACCGACGTACGATTAAGCGTACTTGTTGATCAGGCGGTCGAAACAGTGGGCGCACGAGCGCGTGAACTTGATAAAGACTTGACCGTGCTTACCGACCTCAATGAGATCATGGTGCGGGTGGATGCTGATCTTTTTCCCTCCGTGTTTGAGGAATTTCTGTTAAATAGCCTTGATTTTTGTCCCGAGCCCGCAATCAAGGTCGAATTGAGTGCATCGCAGGAAAATGGAGATATTATTATATCTATGTGTGACAACGGTCCCGGACTCGATCCGGCGAACCAGGACTTTGTTTTTGATCCCTTTTATACCACAAAATCCGATGGAGTGGGGATGGGATTGACTGTCGCTCGTGAGATTGTCTTGGGACATCAGGGGGAAATTGCGATGACCAATGCCGACAACGGTGGTGTTCAATTGGTCGTGCAGCTTCGCAATACGTTTGATTTCGTTTCTGCCCAGGCATCGTTAACCTAA
- the fliR gene encoding flagellar biosynthetic protein FliR — protein sequence MDLFHFNPQEFFSFLLTAMRISIIVFMLPFFGASNVPNLVKAAACFILSLAVWPQLSFPGTVMPAHPFDLVLMLLGEVILGLVLDIIVRFLFAAVQTGGQLMGFQMGFSMMNVIDPMTGTSEAITAHYLYQVTVLLFLSFNGHLYLLQALAQSFQLVPPGGLFINPILGERLLEFSGLIFVVAVQIAAPVVVATFLVDLALALVARAAPQMNVLFVGFPLKIGVGFLFLTLVFSIMGRYVADYIIDLGPMYHTIFRLSSAP from the coding sequence ATGGACCTGTTCCACTTTAATCCGCAAGAATTTTTTAGCTTTCTTCTAACGGCAATGCGTATCAGCATTATCGTTTTCATGTTGCCGTTTTTCGGAGCAAGCAACGTTCCCAACCTTGTCAAAGCTGCCGCGTGTTTCATTCTCTCGCTTGCAGTCTGGCCACAACTTTCGTTTCCGGGAACTGTGATGCCAGCCCACCCATTCGATCTCGTTCTGATGCTGCTTGGTGAAGTTATTCTCGGTCTTGTGCTTGATATTATTGTTCGTTTTCTCTTCGCCGCCGTGCAAACAGGAGGACAACTCATGGGGTTTCAAATGGGATTTTCCATGATGAATGTCATTGACCCCATGACCGGAACATCAGAAGCGATTACGGCACACTACCTCTATCAGGTCACTGTATTGCTGTTTTTATCATTCAACGGACATCTCTACTTACTTCAAGCCTTGGCGCAAAGTTTCCAGCTTGTTCCTCCCGGTGGACTTTTCATCAATCCCATTCTTGGTGAACGTCTGCTTGAATTCTCCGGGCTTATTTTTGTCGTCGCCGTACAAATTGCAGCGCCTGTTGTTGTTGCCACTTTTCTTGTCGACCTTGCCTTGGCGCTGGTCGCACGGGCGGCTCCTCAAATGAATGTCCTTTTTGTCGGTTTTCCTCTCAAAATCGGAGTCGGCTTTTTATTTCTTACACTTGTTTTCTCGATCATGGGGCGTTACGTCGCCGATTACATCATTGATCTCGGCCCCATGTATCACACCATTTTCCGACTTTCCTCCGCCCCCTAA
- a CDS encoding M23 family metallopeptidase: MLLVLVFAGIVALNVVLYNKLTKFDAEQEELAFMQHVSQDQKRQLIGLNDKIERLEDDLIRVRHFDSTLRQLANQSPAQIAHTSKQTGSPDGLTLSFQETLSEDANTFLRNVVMEPNLVPVDQTRISATLSLADAFMEATPRRWPAKGRVTSPFGPRLSPFTGKNEFHKGLDISAPLGTPIIAPAQGVVIYAGVDPEYGAIIIIRHKRGLTTTYGHLDKILVEQGETVKPGGLIGFVGNSGKSTGPHLHYEIVYAGLPVNPLYFIKEQATTPSVPNLETTDDSAS, translated from the coding sequence ATGTTGCTCGTCCTGGTGTTTGCCGGGATTGTCGCGTTAAATGTCGTTTTGTATAATAAGCTGACCAAGTTCGACGCGGAGCAAGAAGAGCTCGCCTTTATGCAGCATGTCAGCCAGGATCAGAAACGACAACTGATAGGCCTCAATGACAAGATAGAACGACTCGAAGACGATCTCATACGCGTACGCCATTTTGATTCGACATTACGTCAGCTTGCCAATCAAAGCCCCGCTCAGATTGCGCATACGTCAAAACAGACTGGTAGTCCCGATGGGTTGACTTTATCCTTTCAGGAAACCTTGTCTGAAGACGCCAACACGTTTTTGCGCAACGTCGTTATGGAACCCAATCTTGTTCCCGTAGATCAAACGAGGATATCGGCGACGCTTTCTCTTGCCGACGCTTTTATGGAGGCTACCCCAAGGCGATGGCCCGCCAAAGGACGCGTCACATCACCATTTGGACCTCGATTGTCTCCATTTACGGGGAAAAACGAATTTCACAAGGGACTCGATATCAGTGCGCCTCTCGGAACGCCGATCATTGCCCCTGCGCAAGGCGTTGTCATATATGCCGGTGTTGATCCGGAATACGGCGCCATTATTATCATTCGCCATAAACGCGGTCTCACGACAACATATGGGCATCTCGACAAAATTCTTGTTGAGCAAGGAGAAACCGTCAAGCCGGGAGGACTTATCGGTTTTGTCGGCAACTCCGGCAAAAGCACCGGACCTCACCTGCATTACGAAATTGTTTATGCAGGACTTCCTGTCAACCCGCTCTATTTCATTAAAGAACAGGCCACAACACCGTCCGTACCCAACCTGGAAACAACCGACGACTCGGCCTCATGA